A segment of the Elaeis guineensis isolate ETL-2024a chromosome 6, EG11, whole genome shotgun sequence genome:
agagagaaaaaataatttaaaaaagaaaTGTAAACGCCAAGCCATCAAACGCCTAACAGCGGACCAGCGACACGGATGGGGCAACGGGGAACAGCCGCTCCGGTCTTGGTTGTCCATCCTCAAAAATGGAAAATAACATCTGGAATCAAGTAAAATACTCGATATATCTTGCCTCTCTAATCTTCGGTATTTTAACTGGAATGATACCATAAATAGCATCCCAAGACCGGAAAACTGGGTATAGAATACGGTACCTCCCAGGCTCCCACACTCTGGGCCCCGGGGCCCACTAATCCTGCTCCTTGCCCTCTTGGCCTCGTCCTCCTCCTCGTTCTCGTCGCCTAATCATTTTCATCCCCCTGTGCAATCCTCTTCTTCCCCCCCCCCAAATCGAAAACAAAGAATCGGATTCTATAGCTTTGAAAAGTAGAACAAAAACATTATACAATTTGACTTTTTAtcgaataaaaaaataagttcctGAGAAGTCCAGAACCCCTATTTAATTACGGGGAACAAAGAGGAGGTTAAAAGTAAATTACTCCAACACAggaatccttttttttcttcctgagcCCCAGCCcttccttttcattttttctcTCGTCCCAACCTTCTCCAGGCCCCCCTCCTTCTCTTCCAATGGAAGGCGACAAATAAGTCACAGAAGCAGgatctttccttctctctctctctctctctctgcgttGTTTGGGCTAAAGTCGTTGGTGGAGAGGGGGGGAGAGGAGGGGGTGGTGAGTTCAGGAGATGAAGAGCGGAGGAGGGGCGGAGGAGTCATCGGCGGCGGCGCTGAAGAAGGGGCCGTGGACGGCGGCGGAGGACGCGATCCTGATGGAGTACGTGAAGAAGCACGGGGAGGGTAATTGGAACGCGGTGCAGAAGAACAGCGGCCTTAACCGCTGCGGCAAGAGCTGCCGCCTCCGGTGGGCCAACCACCTCCGCCCCGACCTCAAGAAGGGCACCTTCACTCGCGAGGAGGAGCTTCTCATCCTCCACCTCCATGCTCAGCTCGGCAACAAGTGGGCTCGCATGGCCGCCCAAGTAACTCCTCCTCCTTAACATCTTCTCTTCTTTCTACCTACAACCATTCTTTGCTTCTACTCACAGATGAATGCCTTTTGTTTTGTAGTTACCGGGGAGGACGGACAATGAGATCAAGAACTACTGGAACACGCGGATCAAGCGGCGGAAGCGTGCGGGGCTGCCTCTGTACCCGCCGGAGATCCAGCGGCAGGTTTTACTCCGGCACGGCTACCACCTCCGCCCTACCGCCGCCTCCTCTTCCGCCTCTCCTGGTCCTCCGGCGCCACTGCCCGCTTCCGTTCCCCGCGCCCGGCTCCGCCCTCCGCCGCTCTCATTGATGCACCCGATCAGTTTCCCGTCGTCTCCTTCTCCGACGGCGGCGTTCTCGCCCTCTCCCTCCGCAACCGCGCCCATCCCTGTCGTTGCTCAGAATCAATTCTCGAGCGGCCTTCCTTCCCAGTTCCCGCTCTCCTCCCCTGTCCTGTCTCCTGCTTCTCCCCTGTTTCAATCTCAGCAACAACAGCAGCTGCAGTTTTCTGTTTCCTGCCCTGTTTCGCCGACTCCGCCGAGCCCTCTTTTTCAGTTGCAGCAGCCGATGCACTGCAATTTGGGGAGTTTCGATGTCAATCCATCTCCTTCTTCGGCGCAGATGCCCTTCACGGGTGAGCTCCCTTCAAGCCAAATACTGGGGGAGACGGGCGGCGGCTGCGGCGGTGGTGCCATCGGGCTGCTCCGGTCGAGCAGCACTGGGCTTCTGGACGACATGATACGGGAGCTGCAGCGTGATGTGGACATTCCGAGGGTGGACCTGCAGCCTCAGCCGCCGGCGGCCGCCGCAGTAGAGGGTGGGGATGGCCACCCTGGTGGTAACGAGGTCAGCAAAGATGGCACCTTTTCGCCCGTTCAGGGCTCGGTTCAGGAATCTCTGAGCAAGTTGGACGGCTCCGACTCTTCCATTAATGGTGAGTTCATCTCTCCATTTTGGCTGCACGCGCTGAAGGTCTTTGTCATTAAACCATATGAAAATGTCATTAAATGCAGTAAGACTTGATCATTAACTAATGAGATTCAGACGGTAATGCATAAAGTTTCCATCTTTATTCATCTCTATCCATGTTCCGAAACATTCTATATTTTTTAGTTCTTTAATTCATGTTCTGCCATCCATAATAAATTTGTCTCCCTGTCTGAAATGCTATGTTGTTCTGTTAATACGGTACGGtgggtcctttttttttttttttttttttttaatgttgtgaCACAAATTTGGAATTTTGGCTCTTTTTGGAGCTCCTGCTGCCATCTCTTCTATCCCCATTCAATTGGGATTCTATTTAATGGTCTTGTGTCCGTACAGACAAGGTAGGAATATCAGAACACTCCCTGTTTTTGGTTCTCTTAATGATACTTTAACTTGTCAATCCTCCTTCCACTTCTCTTGCTTTAATACTTTAACTCACCAACAAAGTCATAGTTCGGCAGTCATTGAATGCCTGCCTAATTCTTCACTGTTCCTGGAGTATGGACCCAGAGCACTGGTGAAAGGGAAAAAATAGCTTTATAAGAATCCTATTCCAACATTAACTATGATCCTACATTGCTGGTTTGATGCTTACGATCCTTCTGCTCATAATTCTCAACCTTCACCTATTTTACTTCGAACTATACTTGGATGGACCAGCATCGTTGTTAATCGCAATAAGGACCTGGTTATATGTGAAGCAATGTTCTAAAAGAGGCCTTTTGTTCTGTGATGCCGTTGGTCTCTCACCGACCATTCTTCTTCCAGGAACTGAGATGAGGAGCAAAGCAACAAATGAGATCAGCGGTGTGCATGACGACATATCCATGCTGTTAGATGCGATACCGGCTCCCACAATGCCTGCAACAATGGTGGCCCCTGACTGGTACAATAGCGACAGCGGAGAAATCTCCAATGGTCCATCATCCGTCATGACCGATGACGACATTGGGCTTGAAATGCATCAGTTGGCTTCATCCCTTTCTATCGCTCCTGTGGACCAGGAATGGAACCTCAGCTCATGAACCTTGAAAATTTATGAGTTTGGATATGCGCATGGTTTTAGCCAAGGCTAGTGGATGATGGTCTGGATTTTGAAGAGAAACTACCATGTCATATTCTGGTACTTGTATGCTTTAATTTTCTGGAGACTTGAAAATATCtagttatgaaatattatgaacttGTATCTGGTGGCTATGTTGCATTAATGAGTTCTATCTTTGCATATTTTGTTAACTGTGCGTTATATAtccagtagtatttcttgttcaTTGAATGCTTTAAACTTTTTGGTTGCAGAATGGTGAGCAAGTTTATGTTGTATTTTTGTTAACCATGCTTTCTAGTCCCCAGCCACTGAATGTTTGTTTAGAAACACACTGGTTAATTGTAGTTCTTGAATCCACAAGCTAGAGATGAAAGGGGCAAAGGGAGGAAGGACAGAGTCTATCTGACAAATGTTCAGACCACTACGAAGAGTTGGCTAAATGTATCTAGGACCAGATAAACACCAGGCATATGAAGAGGGCTGATGGATGGAGAAAACAAAAAGTGGACATCTATTTGTAGTGGGGTGATCTCcatatttaaatcagatcatTCTGTGAGGGCACATAGCTTGATTTTTAGCAACACGAGTGGTGTGAGTTTGCTAGTAAAAATGAGATATCTTTCATAGTGGCTGAACTTATGGCTGAGGAATTGCCTCTTTTTGAGGGGTCCCAAA
Coding sequences within it:
- the LOC105046829 gene encoding uncharacterized protein codes for the protein MKSGGGAEESSAAALKKGPWTAAEDAILMEYVKKHGEGNWNAVQKNSGLNRCGKSCRLRWANHLRPDLKKGTFTREEELLILHLHAQLGNKWARMAAQLPGRTDNEIKNYWNTRIKRRKRAGLPLYPPEIQRQVLLRHGYHLRPTAASSSASPGPPAPLPASVPRARLRPPPLSLMHPISFPSSPSPTAAFSPSPSATAPIPVVAQNQFSSGLPSQFPLSSPVLSPASPLFQSQQQQQLQFSVSCPVSPTPPSPLFQLQQPMHCNLGSFDVNPSPSSAQMPFTGELPSSQILGETGGGCGGGAIGLLRSSSTGLLDDMIRELQRDVDIPRVDLQPQPPAAAAVEGGDGHPGGNEVSKDGTFSPVQGSVQESLSKLDGSDSSINGTEMRSKATNEISGVHDDISMLLDAIPAPTMPATMVAPDWYNSDSGEISNGPSSVMTDDDIGLEMHQLASSLSIAPVDQEWNLSS